One genomic region from Thermoleptolyngbya sichuanensis A183 encodes:
- the queG gene encoding tRNA epoxyqueuosine(34) reductase QueG translates to MTPPARSPDLSQAERVKQAALELGFHKVGIASVATVTAESAGLNRWLAQSYHADMAWMANPRRQDVRQILPEVQSVICVALNYYVNQMRSTAPGVAKISRYAWGCDYHRVLHKKLKALCRWLEAQGDGIQTRFYADTGPIQDKVWAERAGLGWIAKNSNLITREYGSWVFLGEVLTNLPLAADTPHTQHCGTCTRCIEACPTGAIVEPFVVDANRCIAYHTIENRAAKLPDDIADKLDAWVAGCDICQDVCPWNQRFAQETDVAEFQPYPCHVNPALAELAEISDEEWGDRTTASALRRIKPEMMRRNARAASGEGQMEGGGEGERR, encoded by the coding sequence GTGACCCCTCCTGCGCGAAGTCCAGACCTGAGCCAAGCAGAACGAGTAAAACAGGCCGCGCTAGAGTTGGGGTTTCACAAAGTCGGCATTGCCTCTGTCGCAACTGTCACAGCGGAATCGGCGGGGCTGAACCGCTGGCTGGCGCAGAGCTATCACGCGGATATGGCGTGGATGGCGAACCCCCGAAGACAGGACGTGCGGCAGATCCTGCCGGAGGTGCAGTCTGTAATCTGCGTGGCACTAAATTATTACGTGAATCAAATGCGGTCAACTGCGCCGGGAGTGGCCAAAATCTCGCGCTACGCCTGGGGGTGCGACTATCACCGCGTCTTGCACAAAAAGCTAAAGGCGCTGTGTCGCTGGCTGGAGGCCCAGGGCGACGGGATTCAGACGCGCTTTTATGCTGATACGGGCCCGATACAAGATAAAGTCTGGGCGGAGCGGGCCGGGCTGGGCTGGATTGCCAAAAACAGCAACCTGATTACCCGCGAGTATGGCTCCTGGGTGTTTTTGGGCGAAGTGCTGACGAATCTGCCACTGGCGGCCGATACGCCCCACACGCAGCACTGCGGCACCTGCACCCGCTGCATCGAGGCCTGTCCCACGGGCGCAATTGTGGAACCTTTTGTGGTCGATGCCAATCGCTGCATTGCCTACCACACCATCGAAAATCGCGCCGCAAAACTGCCCGACGACATTGCCGACAAGCTCGATGCCTGGGTGGCAGGCTGCGACATCTGCCAGGACGTGTGCCCCTGGAATCAGCGCTTCGCCCAGGAAACAGACGTAGCCGAGTTTCAGCCTTACCCGTGCCATGTCAACCCCGCGCTGGCGGAACTAGCCGAGATCTCGGACGAAGAATGGGGCGATCGCACGACGGCTTCGGCGCTGCGGCGAATCAAGCCGGAGATGATGCGGCGCAATGCGCGGGCGGCGAGTGGAGAGGGGCAGATGGAGGGAGGAGGCGAGGGGGAGAGGCGATGA
- a CDS encoding mechanosensitive ion channel family protein, producing MTPPLSPALGQLPSLPTRLSNPAFSPPDGVSRHGEYETAPIRSPLDNKWLFEVTSPTIFNREDVPQNRLPVEVRAQEVNARLWRVLSRAANAKETPKVTIAILNNRPVLQISDDQTTRPIRLVTVTEPDSDWNSKPLDELAKEWQDILQNEMVRFKQLTSKDIILQRLRHAFQLLVGLLLASGIIWFLQRLLTRRQRTLEARYEEQLAAIASAEKTHQRNAPIITNVSSDLPEGEESEAREIAELRSHFLEALQAQFSVKRQLDVDKFLKWALFWIFILMWYVGIARIISTVPLLMRWSVYVWATPLALLAIWFGISLLIRISRSLIDRFLFSWKINGLLPIGETQRIALRTKTISEALKGLITFVLILTGIVWTLGLFNIPTSSILAGGAVIGLAISFGSQSLIKDLVNGCLILIEDQFAVGDVVKIGDKSGLVERLNLRVTQLRNSEGQLITIPNSSITNVCNLTRLWSRVDFSIIVAYENDPVKVLKVLKQVSEDLYNELGWRDRLIESPDVLGIDELDHTGMLVRVWIKTLPLEQWSVGREFRLRVRQAFEANQIQIGKPQWITYSASLENLNLNATPAVSSP from the coding sequence TTGACCCCGCCTCTATCCCCTGCCCTAGGGCAACTGCCTTCCCTGCCCACGCGGTTATCAAATCCGGCTTTTAGCCCACCTGATGGTGTCAGCCGCCACGGAGAATACGAGACTGCCCCCATTCGCTCTCCACTTGACAATAAATGGTTATTTGAAGTCACGTCTCCTACGATTTTTAACCGGGAAGATGTGCCGCAGAATCGCCTGCCCGTGGAAGTGCGAGCGCAGGAGGTAAACGCACGACTGTGGCGCGTGCTGAGTCGAGCCGCCAACGCCAAAGAAACCCCCAAGGTGACGATTGCCATTCTTAACAATCGCCCGGTTTTGCAAATCAGCGATGACCAAACCACACGCCCCATTCGCTTAGTCACCGTTACTGAGCCCGACTCCGATTGGAATAGCAAACCGCTGGATGAGCTGGCAAAAGAATGGCAGGACATTCTGCAAAACGAGATGGTTCGCTTTAAGCAGCTCACCTCAAAAGACATTATTTTGCAGCGCCTTCGGCATGCATTTCAGCTTTTGGTGGGGCTGCTTTTGGCAAGTGGCATCATCTGGTTTTTGCAGCGACTTTTGACTCGTCGCCAGCGGACGCTAGAAGCCCGCTATGAGGAACAACTCGCGGCGATCGCCAGTGCAGAAAAAACGCATCAGCGTAACGCGCCAATAATCACAAATGTCTCGTCCGATTTGCCAGAAGGAGAAGAATCAGAAGCACGAGAAATTGCAGAACTGCGATCGCATTTTTTAGAAGCTTTGCAGGCTCAGTTCAGCGTCAAACGACAGCTAGATGTTGACAAGTTTCTAAAGTGGGCGCTGTTTTGGATTTTCATTTTGATGTGGTATGTCGGCATTGCCAGAATTATATCAACTGTGCCGCTTTTGATGCGATGGAGCGTTTACGTTTGGGCAACCCCTCTTGCCCTACTGGCAATCTGGTTTGGCATTAGTTTACTCATTCGTATTAGCCGCAGCTTAATTGATCGATTTCTATTTTCCTGGAAAATCAATGGGCTTTTACCAATCGGTGAAACCCAGCGCATTGCCCTACGAACCAAGACAATTTCCGAAGCCCTGAAGGGGCTAATTACCTTCGTTTTAATCCTGACTGGAATTGTCTGGACTCTGGGCTTATTTAATATTCCAACAAGTTCCATTCTGGCAGGTGGCGCGGTTATTGGTTTAGCTATTTCCTTTGGTTCTCAAAGCCTGATCAAAGATTTGGTAAACGGCTGTCTTATTTTGATCGAAGATCAGTTTGCCGTTGGGGATGTGGTGAAAATTGGGGACAAAAGTGGACTGGTTGAACGGCTGAATTTGCGCGTTACTCAACTCCGTAACAGTGAGGGGCAGCTGATTACCATTCCCAATAGCAGCATCACCAATGTTTGTAATCTGACGCGCCTCTGGTCACGAGTCGATTTCTCAATTATCGTCGCCTATGAGAATGATCCAGTGAAGGTTCTGAAAGTGCTAAAACAGGTTTCGGAAGACCTCTATAATGAGCTTGGGTGGCGCGATCGCTTGATAGAATCTCCTGATGTTTTAGGCATTGATGAACTTGATCATACAGGGATGCTGGTGCGAGTGTGGATTAAGACACTTCCGCTAGAACAATGGAGCGTCGGCCGCGAATTTCGGCTGCGCGTTCGTCAAGCATTTGAAGCAAATCAGATTCAAATTGGCAAACCTCAATGGATTACCTACAGCGCCAGTTTGGAAAACCTCAATCTCAACGCTACTCCGGCAGTGAGTTCCCCGTGA
- a CDS encoding LppP/LprE family lipoprotein has protein sequence MRRSISLFSAVFLTWVTGLSGAIPAGIASRIAQTPPPDPSGSWLDDNMPNWNQPGAAIPAAPQPESGSNLEYCMQSFRQATLPEDALVQAAGWTLTGAAQVFNDTTVITGMANTDGMCRPLRYQVFVFNKGAFVGTLSPILMDSRTDGSVFSVDLYGADGLSAQFNRYESGDPLCCASRESRVFYEIQTEGDTVILVPNLPAATFSSPDAQ, from the coding sequence ATGCGTCGTTCTATTTCCCTTTTTAGCGCTGTATTTCTGACTTGGGTGACTGGGCTATCGGGGGCGATTCCCGCAGGAATCGCTTCGCGAATCGCCCAAACCCCTCCACCCGACCCCAGCGGCTCCTGGCTGGACGACAATATGCCCAACTGGAACCAGCCCGGTGCTGCCATCCCTGCCGCGCCCCAGCCAGAGAGCGGTAGCAACCTGGAGTATTGTATGCAATCGTTTCGACAGGCAACGCTGCCTGAAGATGCGCTGGTGCAGGCTGCGGGCTGGACGCTGACCGGAGCCGCTCAGGTTTTCAACGACACAACCGTAATCACAGGCATGGCGAATACTGACGGCATGTGTCGCCCCCTCCGCTATCAGGTGTTTGTGTTTAACAAAGGTGCGTTTGTGGGCACGCTGTCGCCCATCCTGATGGACTCCCGAACCGATGGCAGCGTCTTTAGCGTGGATTTGTATGGTGCAGACGGACTGAGTGCCCAGTTTAATCGCTACGAATCCGGCGATCCGCTGTGCTGCGCCTCTAGAGAGAGCCGCGTGTTCTACGAAATTCAGACTGAAGGTGATACTGTAATTCTGGTTCCCAACTTGCCAGCAGCAACCTTTTCTAGCCCCGATGCCCAATAG
- a CDS encoding nucleotidyltransferase family protein, producing the protein MPAQSSNYQPQASDTTVAADQLRFRLLRQQSMASRLEMAAALERSARELSWVSLQQRFPSLLPEAFAEKVLRTWCGGRFCSDVLEGILANISPSPALPGKDMNWIQDSLALAVQLHSIFQSLGVDYYITGGVAATAYGEPRTTQDLDVVLNLNPDLNPADLTQLISALEAAGFYVPGVEEVLTRQTRTLQIIHQETILQADLVLSGADAFDMEKFRRRRRLSIPNRGDFYFASPEDLILSKLQWRQSSQSEKQWRDILGILKTQTDQLDIAYLQHWSAQLGVAADLEQAFQESGLI; encoded by the coding sequence ATGCCCGCGCAGTCCTCTAATTACCAACCCCAGGCAAGCGATACCACCGTAGCCGCAGACCAGCTGCGGTTCAGGCTGCTGCGCCAACAGTCTATGGCCAGTCGCCTGGAAATGGCAGCCGCGCTGGAACGGAGTGCTCGTGAGCTGTCCTGGGTCAGCCTCCAGCAGCGGTTCCCATCTTTGCTTCCCGAGGCATTTGCCGAAAAAGTGCTGCGAACCTGGTGTGGAGGGCGGTTCTGTTCGGATGTTCTCGAAGGCATATTGGCGAACATCAGCCCAAGCCCCGCTTTACCAGGGAAAGACATGAACTGGATTCAAGACTCTCTAGCCCTGGCAGTGCAGTTGCATTCCATTTTTCAATCGCTAGGTGTGGATTACTACATCACGGGCGGAGTTGCCGCAACCGCCTACGGAGAACCCAGAACCACTCAAGACTTAGACGTAGTGTTGAATTTGAACCCGGATTTGAATCCCGCAGATTTGACACAACTGATTTCAGCGCTGGAAGCAGCAGGTTTTTATGTGCCAGGAGTGGAAGAAGTCCTAACCAGACAAACGCGCACGTTGCAGATTATTCATCAGGAAACCATCCTCCAGGCTGATCTGGTGCTATCTGGCGCGGATGCGTTTGATATGGAAAAGTTTCGGCGGCGGCGGCGACTGTCGATTCCCAATCGGGGCGACTTTTACTTTGCGTCTCCAGAAGATTTGATTTTGAGCAAGCTGCAATGGCGGCAATCTAGCCAGTCAGAGAAGCAGTGGCGAGACATTCTAGGAATCTTGAAAACCCAGACGGATCAGCTTGACATCGCCTACTTGCAACATTGGTCTGCCCAATTGGGGGTTGCGGCTGATCTGGAACAAGCGTTTCAGGAATCGGGTTTGATTTAG
- a CDS encoding glycosyltransferase family 2 protein: protein MDSVGVVAIGRNEGDRLRQCLSSVVGRAAQVVYVDSGSTDGSVELARSLGAEVVALDLSIPFTAARARNAGFARLLELLPHAEFVQFVDGDCEIVSGWIEQATQALHDHPDWAVVCGRRRERFPDATLYNRLCDMEWNTPVGEAKACGGDALMRVAAVQQVGGYNPALIAGEEPELCVRLRQQGWKIFRLDTEMTLHDANMTRFAQWWKRTKRAGHAYAEGSWLHGAPPEGHWVKETRSIWLWGLGIPLGAIALAPLTKGLSLLLLLGYPLMTYRIYRYFKQQGYKASDALPYAASCVLGKFPGLVGVLQFHTNRLLGRRNALIEYK, encoded by the coding sequence ATGGACAGCGTGGGAGTTGTTGCAATTGGGCGCAACGAGGGCGATCGCCTGCGGCAATGTCTCTCGTCGGTGGTGGGTCGGGCGGCGCAGGTGGTCTACGTCGATTCTGGCTCTACAGACGGGAGCGTGGAACTAGCGCGATCGCTCGGTGCGGAGGTGGTCGCGCTGGATCTGTCGATTCCCTTCACCGCCGCCCGCGCCCGCAATGCCGGATTTGCTCGACTGCTGGAACTGCTGCCCCATGCAGAGTTTGTGCAGTTTGTCGATGGCGACTGCGAAATTGTCTCCGGCTGGATAGAGCAGGCTACCCAAGCCCTGCACGACCATCCCGACTGGGCGGTGGTCTGCGGGCGGCGGCGGGAGCGCTTCCCGGATGCCACGCTGTACAACCGCCTCTGCGACATGGAGTGGAATACGCCCGTGGGCGAGGCCAAGGCCTGTGGCGGCGATGCGCTGATGCGGGTGGCGGCGGTGCAGCAGGTGGGCGGTTATAACCCCGCGCTGATCGCGGGCGAGGAGCCAGAACTCTGCGTGCGGCTGCGGCAGCAGGGCTGGAAAATCTTCCGGCTGGATACCGAGATGACCCTACACGATGCCAACATGACGCGCTTTGCTCAGTGGTGGAAGCGCACCAAGCGGGCCGGCCACGCCTACGCCGAAGGCTCTTGGTTGCACGGGGCCCCACCCGAAGGGCACTGGGTCAAGGAAACGCGGAGCATCTGGCTATGGGGATTGGGAATTCCCCTGGGGGCGATCGCCCTTGCACCGTTGACCAAGGGTCTCAGCCTGCTGCTGCTGCTAGGCTATCCGCTCATGACCTATCGCATCTACCGCTATTTCAAGCAGCAGGGCTACAAGGCCTCCGACGCGCTGCCTTATGCCGCATCCTGCGTATTGGGCAAGTTTCCAGGGCTGGTGGGCGTGCTGCAATTTCACACCAATCGCCTGCTGGGCCGCCGCAACGCGCTGATCGAATACAAGTAA
- a CDS encoding CAAD domain-containing protein has product MEPEVKNEINTPDFINAEDTGKLTPFGTEENTGEEWREYVDKATEFVADLPKYLSEFFGQYKSPFVTIGLLLAALIAVRLVLAILRSVNDIPLLAPTFELIGLGYTAWFVYRYLLRASNRKELVNDFNELKSQVLGHRNNPPL; this is encoded by the coding sequence ATGGAACCTGAAGTCAAAAACGAAATTAACACCCCTGACTTTATCAACGCCGAGGACACTGGAAAGCTGACTCCCTTCGGCACCGAGGAAAACACGGGCGAAGAGTGGCGTGAGTACGTGGACAAAGCAACAGAATTCGTTGCCGACCTGCCCAAATACCTATCTGAGTTTTTTGGGCAGTACAAAAGCCCCTTTGTCACCATTGGTCTGCTGCTGGCAGCGCTGATTGCGGTGCGGCTGGTGCTGGCGATTCTGCGGTCGGTCAACGATATTCCCCTGCTGGCTCCTACCTTTGAGCTGATTGGGCTGGGCTACACGGCGTGGTTTGTCTATCGCTATTTGCTGCGGGCCTCAAATCGGAAGGAACTGGTCAACGATTTCAACGAGCTAAAGTCGCAAGTGCTGGGGCATCGCAATAACCCGCCGCTCTAG